A genomic region of Jeotgalibaca ciconiae contains the following coding sequences:
- a CDS encoding Lrp/AsnC family transcriptional regulator, whose translation MNENILKIIEKDSRLTPEEIAIMLGLEADEVAEAIKEMENRKVICGYHTLVNWEKAEDDEVSAVIELKVNPQRGSGFDKIAERVYQYPEVEAVYLMSGAYDLLVEMRKAPMKDIASFVARRLSTIEEVQSTATHFILKRYKDHGTLFVDDDEDKRMVVSP comes from the coding sequence ATGAATGAAAATATCTTAAAAATCATTGAAAAAGACAGCCGGTTAACTCCTGAGGAAATTGCAATCATGTTGGGATTAGAAGCGGATGAAGTTGCCGAAGCGATTAAAGAAATGGAGAATCGCAAAGTAATTTGTGGTTATCATACTTTAGTAAACTGGGAAAAAGCAGAGGATGATGAAGTTTCTGCAGTGATTGAATTAAAAGTAAATCCGCAACGTGGATCTGGTTTTGACAAAATCGCAGAACGTGTCTATCAATATCCTGAAGTAGAAGCAGTTTATTTAATGTCAGGTGCCTATGATTTGTTGGTTGAGATGAGAAAAGCACCAATGAAAGATATTGCTTCTTTCGTGGCACGTCGTCTTTCTACTATTGAAGAAGTACAATCAACAGCAACTCACTTTATTTTGAAACGCTACAAAGATCATGGGACCTTATTTGTGGATGACGATGAAGACAAACGGATGGTGGTCTCTCCATGA
- a CDS encoding ABC transporter permease — translation MNKFWIIVSQVYKKNVKSIGFVTMMLSPIVMIGIIAAIIYFVGNSFDQTPTIAVLTESEEVSQVLKAEEEYFTVDETIVTKEAAEETMEQEEIDGYLTVTSENGQINASYVDHSGSESLDIAYVTSLLSSIQLNQQAVELGLSQADVEALLTPPTVTTSSISFDDGEVVDDDDIDVAIKTGAAYFICIAIFMFIMTYSSIIAEEIASEKGTRIMEVILSSVSSTTHFFGKLTAIFLICMTQIVFYVIIGLIAFQFDIVQNLIPDGLDIVNMLSGIVGVSLFYFITGITLYAVIAAFLGSLVTKTEDVSKAVTPIVFIALAGFYGGLFAFATTTTPIVKIGSHIPLFTPFIMPFRIAAETVSTTEVVVSMVVIVAFTVFVTFISLLLYRSNVLIYSDSNMFKIIKTSIRNVRNERRNVHNN, via the coding sequence GTGAATAAATTCTGGATTATTGTTAGTCAAGTATATAAGAAAAACGTTAAATCTATCGGCTTTGTTACAATGATGCTCAGCCCTATTGTTATGATCGGTATTATTGCTGCTATTATCTATTTCGTGGGGAATTCATTCGATCAAACTCCTACCATTGCTGTCTTGACTGAATCGGAAGAAGTTTCCCAAGTTCTTAAAGCAGAAGAAGAGTATTTTACAGTCGATGAAACAATTGTCACAAAAGAAGCAGCGGAAGAAACGATGGAACAAGAAGAAATTGACGGCTATTTAACTGTTACTTCTGAAAATGGACAAATAAACGCTTCCTATGTTGATCATTCTGGAAGTGAAAGTTTGGATATTGCTTATGTAACATCTTTATTATCTTCCATTCAATTAAATCAACAAGCTGTTGAACTTGGTCTTTCACAAGCAGATGTCGAAGCATTACTGACGCCCCCTACTGTTACTACTTCTTCTATTTCTTTTGACGATGGTGAAGTAGTTGACGATGATGACATTGATGTCGCAATTAAAACAGGGGCTGCCTATTTTATCTGTATTGCTATTTTTATGTTTATCATGACTTACTCAAGCATCATTGCAGAAGAAATTGCTTCTGAAAAAGGAACGCGTATTATGGAAGTTATCTTATCTAGTGTCTCTTCTACTACTCATTTCTTTGGGAAATTAACAGCGATTTTCTTAATCTGTATGACACAAATTGTTTTTTATGTCATAATCGGTTTGATTGCTTTCCAATTTGATATTGTTCAAAATTTAATCCCAGATGGACTGGACATTGTCAACATGCTTAGCGGTATCGTTGGTGTTTCTCTGTTCTACTTCATTACAGGAATTACCCTTTATGCGGTCATTGCGGCATTCTTAGGTTCACTCGTAACTAAAACGGAAGATGTTTCCAAAGCTGTGACGCCAATTGTCTTTATCGCTTTAGCCGGTTTCTATGGTGGCTTATTCGCCTTTGCAACCACAACAACCCCTATTGTAAAAATTGGTTCTCATATACCGTTGTTTACACCGTTTATCATGCCGTTTAGAATCGCTGCGGAGACCGTTTCAACGACAGAAGTTGTGGTTTCGATGGTTGTAATTGTTGCTTTTACTGTATTCGTTACATTCATTTCGTTACTCTTATACCGCTCGAACGTACTGATTTATTCAGACAGCAATATGTTTAAAATTATTAAAACTTCCATCCGTAATGTTCGAAATGAACGACGGAATGTTCACAATAACTGA
- a CDS encoding aminotransferase class I/II-fold pyridoxal phosphate-dependent enzyme: protein MRNPLNKKVQAIAPSGIRRFFEIANEIPGVISLGVGEPDFDTPWIIRDEGMYTLQKGHTFYTANAGLLELREEIGYYLNRRYQLSYDPKEEILVTVGGSEAIDLALRAMLDPGDEVIIAEPCYVSYLPCVVLADGVPVTIQLKEENEFRLQAEELEAVITEKTKVIILSYPNNPTGAIMEKEDLEAIAKVILKHDLFVISDEIYSELSYQNNHISIAAIPGMRDRTVVINGFSKSFAMTGWRLGYAAAPKLIMEQMTKIHQFAIMAAPTSSQYAGIVAIRDCDKEVAEMRESYNQRRRFLMDAVQKLNLPCFVPYGAFYIFPNISEFGLTSEEFATKLVQEEKVAVVPGSAFGESGEGYIRISYAYSIQELKEAFVRVERFIKCLREEYKK, encoded by the coding sequence ATGAGAAATCCTTTAAATAAAAAAGTCCAGGCAATTGCTCCCTCCGGAATTCGTCGTTTTTTTGAAATTGCGAATGAAATACCAGGAGTGATTTCATTGGGGGTAGGAGAACCTGACTTCGACACTCCTTGGATTATACGCGATGAAGGGATGTATACCTTACAGAAAGGACATACCTTCTACACAGCAAATGCCGGCCTGTTAGAGTTGCGTGAAGAAATCGGGTATTACTTAAATCGTCGTTACCAGCTTTCATATGATCCCAAAGAAGAAATTTTAGTTACAGTGGGAGGAAGCGAAGCCATTGATTTAGCTTTGCGGGCGATGCTTGATCCCGGAGATGAAGTTATTATTGCAGAACCATGCTATGTGTCTTATCTCCCTTGTGTCGTTTTGGCGGATGGTGTACCTGTTACGATTCAATTAAAAGAAGAAAATGAATTTCGTTTACAAGCAGAGGAACTAGAAGCAGTAATAACAGAGAAAACCAAGGTAATCATTCTTTCCTATCCTAATAATCCAACTGGAGCGATTATGGAGAAAGAAGACTTAGAAGCGATTGCTAAAGTGATTTTGAAACACGACTTATTTGTAATTAGTGATGAAATCTACAGTGAACTTTCTTACCAAAATAATCATATCAGTATTGCTGCTATTCCAGGAATGAGAGACAGAACTGTGGTTATTAATGGTTTTTCAAAAAGTTTTGCGATGACCGGTTGGCGTTTGGGTTATGCTGCAGCCCCGAAATTAATCATGGAACAAATGACAAAAATTCATCAATTTGCGATTATGGCTGCACCAACTTCCAGTCAATATGCGGGAATTGTTGCTATTCGCGATTGTGACAAAGAAGTCGCTGAAATGCGAGAAAGCTACAATCAACGTCGTCGCTTTTTAATGGACGCTGTTCAAAAGTTGAATTTACCTTGTTTTGTACCTTATGGTGCTTTTTACATTTTCCCGAATATTTCTGAATTTGGTCTAACATCTGAAGAATTTGCTACCAAGCTTGTTCAAGAAGAAAAGGTTGCAGTTGTACCAGGGAGTGCATTTGGAGAATCAGGAGAAGGATATATTCGAATTTCCTATGCTTATTCCATTCAAGAATTAAAGGAAGCGTTTGTCCGAGTAGAACGTTTTATTAAATGTTTACGAGAAGAATATAAAAAATAA
- a CDS encoding LacI family DNA-binding transcriptional regulator, translating to MMNSTEIAKIAGVSRSTVSRVINNYSNVSEETREKVLRVIKEHEYVPHASARMLAGSQNKVIGLFIIDLIHEEVGLKNRITKSPYYLEFTSSVIETASEMDYLVLVHIIHSVAGYEKIKESFYNKTISGGIFIGQNDDDESIKTIIDRGYKVVLLDQSIRPEDATYNQCMIVNADNYNGAYCATKYLIDKKHKQIAHITGGTVKFSSKDRIRGYKKALEDAGIEVNKNLIVNSEFVENAGYEAAKKLFNGNSEFSAIFASNDKIAFGAIKAIQERGLKVPDDISVIGFDDIESSKYFNPPLTSMKMKLGEMADIATKSIVASIEGETKPSINVVPVSLVERESCGILQ from the coding sequence ATGATGAATAGTACTGAAATTGCAAAAATTGCCGGAGTATCACGCAGTACTGTATCCAGAGTGATAAATAATTATTCAAATGTCTCGGAAGAAACAAGAGAAAAGGTTTTAAGAGTAATTAAGGAACATGAGTATGTGCCACATGCTTCAGCAAGGATGCTTGCAGGAAGCCAAAATAAGGTGATCGGCTTATTTATTATAGACCTGATACATGAAGAAGTTGGACTAAAAAATAGAATTACCAAAAGTCCGTATTATCTAGAATTTACTAGTTCAGTGATAGAAACAGCAAGTGAGATGGATTACCTGGTTCTTGTCCATATTATACATAGCGTCGCAGGCTATGAAAAAATTAAAGAGAGTTTTTATAATAAGACAATTTCTGGTGGGATTTTCATAGGCCAGAATGACGACGATGAATCGATAAAAACAATCATTGATAGAGGGTATAAAGTTGTGCTGCTCGATCAATCAATCAGACCTGAAGATGCCACCTATAACCAGTGCATGATAGTGAATGCGGACAATTACAACGGCGCTTATTGTGCGACAAAATATCTCATAGATAAAAAACATAAACAAATCGCACATATTACAGGCGGTACGGTCAAATTCTCTTCTAAAGACAGGATAAGAGGATACAAAAAAGCATTAGAAGATGCAGGGATAGAAGTAAATAAGAACTTGATTGTAAATAGCGAATTTGTGGAAAATGCTGGATATGAGGCTGCGAAAAAATTATTTAATGGAAATAGTGAGTTTTCGGCTATTTTTGCCAGTAATGATAAGATAGCATTTGGAGCAATCAAAGCTATTCAAGAAAGAGGTCTCAAAGTTCCAGATGACATCTCTGTTATAGGATTTGATGATATTGAATCGTCTAAATATTTTAATCCGCCATTGACTTCTATGAAAATGAAGTTAGGAGAAATGGCTGATATCGCCACAAAGTCGATTGTTGCATCGATTGAAGGTGAAACGAAGCCATCTATAAATGTAGTACCTGTCTCATTAGTTGAAAGGGAGAGTTGTGGGATTTTGCAGTAG
- a CDS encoding FUSC family protein, whose translation MKQNNFLKELFHFKQTDDSIIRVIGAGLNIAIPMSIGLISGNMKFGTLGALGTFAFLSFTPLPLPKLAKRILKAGLGIMGGFYLGLLSTLVPWTIPIVISLVSLIGFLVVRTLQIPNPGAFFVIMVTSMGTGMRLPFSEMLPAVGYVGIGVLTSILMACLTGYINAHYFHRPVNSSEISYKERINHAIEHDSVLLLSSIHHAGIIFFATYLSQELGFGNPYWVTISTVAVLAGQEIRVIFHRNLQRILGGLVGLLIGFFLLSLNLGIVPVIILIVFLTLCVEYCMVRNYGVANFFTNPVSLLLAQLSSGLFVNDLVQYRLLGLVVGSIIGFVGAALIELALRIHEKRIKFLK comes from the coding sequence ATGAAACAAAATAATTTCTTAAAAGAACTATTTCATTTTAAACAAACGGATGATTCGATTATTCGTGTTATCGGAGCAGGATTAAATATCGCAATTCCCATGTCAATTGGATTAATAAGTGGAAATATGAAATTTGGAACCTTAGGAGCTTTAGGAACATTTGCCTTCCTATCTTTTACACCTCTGCCTTTACCAAAATTGGCAAAACGAATTTTGAAAGCCGGCTTAGGGATTATGGGAGGATTTTATTTAGGGTTATTGTCTACCTTAGTGCCTTGGACCATTCCAATTGTTATTAGTTTGGTGAGTTTGATTGGCTTTTTAGTGGTAAGAACATTGCAAATACCAAATCCTGGAGCATTTTTTGTCATCATGGTTACTTCAATGGGAACTGGAATGAGATTGCCGTTTTCGGAAATGTTACCGGCAGTAGGATATGTTGGAATCGGTGTTTTAACGTCCATCCTCATGGCTTGCTTAACGGGATATATAAACGCTCATTATTTTCATCGCCCAGTGAATAGCAGTGAAATTAGTTATAAAGAGCGAATTAACCATGCGATTGAACATGATTCAGTTTTATTGCTTTCTTCTATCCATCATGCGGGAATTATTTTCTTTGCGACTTACTTAAGTCAGGAACTTGGATTTGGTAATCCTTATTGGGTAACGATATCTACTGTAGCTGTATTAGCGGGACAGGAAATAAGAGTTATCTTTCACCGAAATCTACAGCGAATCCTAGGGGGACTTGTAGGTTTGTTAATTGGTTTTTTCCTCTTATCGTTGAATTTGGGTATAGTACCCGTCATTATCTTGATTGTTTTTCTGACGCTCTGTGTAGAATATTGTATGGTAAGAAATTATGGAGTAGCTAATTTCTTTACAAATCCAGTGTCGCTGTTGCTGGCGCAATTATCAAGCGGTCTTTTTGTAAATGATCTGGTACAATATCGTCTACTGGGATTAGTGGTGGGAAGTATTATCGGATTTGTCGGTGCGGCCTTAATTGAGCTAGCGCTTCGAATTCACGAAAAAAGAATAAAATTTTTGAAATAA
- a CDS encoding glycoside hydrolase family 3 protein, protein MKVDLTAKPYNLDGEGIKWVEETIANMSDEEKIGQLFINMGAERTEEYLTDILNNYHIGGVRYNPGKAEEVYEQNRILQENSKIPMLIAANTESGGNGACTDGTYVGHEIKIAATNDKKYAYELGRISGVEAAAIGCNWSFAPIVDLLRNWRNPIISTRTWSADVDQTIELSLEYMRGIQESGIAPAAKHFPGDGIDERDQHLSAAPNHYDVEEWDATFGKVYGSLFDAGLPSIMAGHIALPSYVRHFNPEATIQEANMPATLSKEILTDLLRGKMNFNGVVVTDASHMVAMTSVMKRKDMLPQAIAAGSDLFLFFNDPDEDFQWMMEGYKNGVITEDRLTEALTRILGMKAMLGLHKKEKTEILPSKEAAMAKIGLEENVKVAEEVADKAITLVKNNENIFPISAESKKRVLLVDVKGTSGGFGALIGNNEKPSAKFKELLEAEGFEVSIWESAEERINRLPAEERQAELRNVYAQKRPISELTDNYDLIINLAVVNPNTDQRVQWPASKGTPDIPFYVHEVPTIFVSLQAPFHLADVPQVQTYINAYDAKEVTMKALIEKMLGRSEFVGVSPVDAFAGFEDTRF, encoded by the coding sequence ATGAAAGTAGATTTAACTGCAAAGCCTTATAACCTTGATGGCGAAGGAATTAAATGGGTTGAAGAAACAATCGCAAATATGTCTGACGAAGAAAAAATCGGTCAATTGTTTATTAACATGGGGGCTGAACGTACAGAGGAATATTTGACGGACATTTTGAATAACTATCATATTGGGGGGGTTCGTTACAACCCTGGTAAGGCAGAAGAAGTATATGAACAAAATCGTATTCTTCAAGAAAATAGCAAAATTCCAATGCTGATTGCTGCGAACACAGAGTCAGGTGGTAATGGCGCATGTACTGACGGAACATACGTTGGTCATGAAATCAAGATTGCTGCAACAAATGATAAAAAATACGCTTATGAATTAGGCCGTATTTCTGGTGTGGAAGCAGCTGCAATTGGTTGTAACTGGAGTTTTGCACCAATCGTAGACTTGTTGCGCAACTGGCGTAACCCAATCATCTCAACTCGTACATGGAGTGCAGATGTAGATCAAACAATCGAATTATCTTTAGAATACATGCGTGGTATCCAAGAAAGTGGTATTGCTCCAGCAGCAAAACATTTCCCTGGAGATGGAATTGATGAGCGTGACCAACATTTGTCAGCTGCTCCTAACCACTACGATGTAGAAGAATGGGATGCAACATTTGGTAAAGTTTACGGATCACTGTTTGATGCAGGTCTTCCTTCAATCATGGCTGGACACATTGCATTGCCATCATATGTACGCCACTTTAATCCAGAGGCTACTATTCAAGAAGCTAATATGCCAGCTACATTAAGTAAAGAAATTTTGACAGATTTATTACGCGGAAAAATGAACTTTAATGGTGTAGTTGTTACAGATGCAAGTCACATGGTTGCTATGACAAGCGTTATGAAACGTAAAGATATGCTTCCACAAGCAATTGCTGCTGGTTCTGACTTGTTCTTATTCTTCAATGATCCAGATGAAGATTTCCAATGGATGATGGAAGGCTACAAGAACGGCGTTATCACAGAAGACCGTTTGACTGAAGCTTTAACTCGTATCCTAGGTATGAAAGCAATGCTTGGATTACATAAAAAAGAAAAAACTGAAATTCTTCCTTCAAAAGAAGCAGCAATGGCTAAAATTGGCCTAGAAGAAAACGTTAAAGTTGCAGAAGAAGTTGCTGATAAAGCAATTACTTTGGTTAAAAACAACGAGAATATTTTCCCAATTTCAGCTGAAAGTAAAAAACGCGTTCTTTTAGTAGACGTAAAAGGTACTTCAGGTGGATTCGGTGCGTTGATTGGAAACAATGAAAAACCATCTGCTAAATTCAAAGAATTGCTGGAAGCAGAAGGATTTGAAGTTTCTATCTGGGAATCCGCAGAAGAACGTATCAACCGATTACCAGCTGAGGAACGTCAAGCTGAACTGCGTAATGTTTATGCACAAAAACGTCCAATCTCTGAACTAACGGATAACTATGATTTGATTATCAACTTAGCAGTTGTTAACCCGAATACAGACCAACGTGTTCAGTGGCCAGCTTCAAAAGGTACTCCGGACATTCCGTTCTACGTACATGAAGTGCCAACAATTTTTGTTTCCTTGCAAGCACCATTCCATTTAGCGGATGTGCCTCAAGTACAAACGTATATCAATGCATACGACGCTAAAGAAGTTACCATGAAAGCATTGATCGAAAAAATGTTAGGTCGTTCTGAATTTGTTGGTGTATCTCCAGTAGACGCATTTGCAGGATTCGAAGACACAAGATTCTAA
- a CDS encoding ABC transporter ATP-binding protein: MLEIKNLSKSFGDLHAVDDVSFTIEDGEIMGMIGQNGAGKTTTFRLILDFLTADQGTILWNGKPLTKNEYNIVGYLPEERGLYPKVSIEEQLIYFAQLRGKNKKDIKPKIDYWMDKFQVKGKKTDKVKTLSKGNQQKVQLIATLLHEPKLVILDEPFSGLDPVNASLLETGIKELRQNGSCVIFSSHNMNNVEEICDHLIMLRDGQPVLKGTVNEIREQFGRTKLFLETPIPTSILQAMPGVKKVSEGSDGFKVLDLEIPAYGRDIFKEVTKNGYIATFSQQPPSLDEIFRMKAGEPRE, encoded by the coding sequence ATGCTAGAAATTAAAAACCTCTCCAAATCTTTCGGAGATTTACATGCTGTGGATGATGTAAGTTTTACGATTGAAGATGGAGAAATCATGGGAATGATTGGCCAGAATGGGGCGGGAAAAACAACAACCTTCCGTCTTATCCTTGATTTTCTAACTGCCGACCAAGGTACGATTCTGTGGAACGGAAAACCTTTAACAAAAAACGAGTACAATATCGTAGGCTACCTTCCTGAAGAAAGAGGTTTGTATCCGAAAGTTTCAATTGAAGAACAGCTGATTTATTTTGCTCAACTTCGAGGGAAAAATAAAAAAGATATCAAACCTAAGATTGATTATTGGATGGATAAATTTCAAGTAAAAGGGAAGAAAACAGATAAAGTAAAAACTTTATCAAAGGGGAACCAACAAAAGGTTCAGTTGATTGCAACCCTGCTCCATGAACCAAAGCTTGTTATCCTAGACGAACCATTCAGTGGCCTCGATCCGGTTAATGCCAGTTTATTAGAAACAGGAATTAAAGAGCTGCGACAAAACGGTTCCTGTGTTATTTTTTCCAGTCATAATATGAACAATGTGGAAGAAATTTGTGATCATTTGATTATGTTAAGAGATGGACAACCAGTATTAAAAGGAACGGTAAATGAAATTCGTGAGCAGTTTGGACGAACAAAACTATTTTTAGAAACACCTATCCCAACTTCCATACTACAGGCAATGCCCGGCGTGAAAAAGGTATCGGAAGGTTCCGATGGATTTAAAGTATTGGATCTGGAAATTCCAGCATACGGACGAGATATCTTTAAAGAAGTGACAAAAAATGGCTATATCGCTACTTTCAGCCAACAACCGCCTTCTCTTGATGAAATTTTCCGTATGAAAGCAGGTGAGCCACGTGAATAA
- a CDS encoding PTS lactose/cellobiose transporter subunit IIA, whose translation MEGIELTAFSIISNVGMAKSLAIEALRDAREGKYNEAEKKMAEASEYFVKGHHAHTSLIQKEAAGEKVELSLIIMHAEDQLMSTETTKLLIEEMIEMFKQLNNK comes from the coding sequence ATGGAAGGAATTGAATTAACTGCTTTTAGTATAATCAGTAATGTTGGAATGGCCAAATCATTGGCTATTGAAGCATTAAGAGATGCCAGAGAAGGAAAGTACAATGAAGCAGAAAAGAAAATGGCTGAAGCATCGGAATATTTTGTGAAAGGCCATCATGCACATACTTCTTTGATACAAAAAGAAGCTGCTGGCGAAAAAGTTGAACTTTCGTTAATCATCATGCACGCAGAAGATCAATTGATGTCGACGGAGACAACTAAATTATTAATCGAAGAAATGATAGAAATGTTCAAACAGTTAAACAATAAATAA
- the yidD gene encoding membrane protein insertion efficiency factor YidD, with protein sequence MKRILIKGVKGYQKHISPLFPPSCRYYPTCSNYMVEALATHGAVKGSIMGTARILRCQPFLKGGYDPVPKKFTLRRNQDSDEQLEAMREELQNRIKRDTENYKNKNQLL encoded by the coding sequence ATGAAAAGAATACTTATTAAAGGTGTAAAAGGGTATCAAAAGCACATCTCACCTCTTTTTCCACCTAGCTGCCGTTATTACCCAACTTGTTCCAATTACATGGTAGAAGCATTAGCGACACATGGCGCTGTAAAAGGAAGCATAATGGGAACGGCTCGAATCTTACGTTGTCAGCCATTTTTAAAGGGCGGCTACGATCCTGTTCCGAAAAAATTTACGTTAAGAAGGAACCAAGATTCTGACGAGCAACTAGAAGCAATGCGTGAAGAACTCCAAAACCGAATCAAAAGAGATACAGAGAATTACAAAAATAAGAATCAGTTATTGTGA
- a CDS encoding Na/Pi cotransporter family protein, with protein sequence MLFEFFGGLGIFLFGLKFMGDGLQRSAGDNLRSILNKFTSNPFRAILAGMVVTVIIQSSSATTVLTVGLVSAGFMSLKQAIGVVMGANIGTTVTAFIIGINISAYSLPIIAIGSLLLFFTKKELINNMGEIIFGFGALFFGLELMGNGMAPLETLPQFRELMLSLSHNPILGVSLGTVLTLLVQSSSALIGIIQELYTQGSITLEAALPMLFGSNIGTTITAILAAIGTSVAARRTSASHVVFNLVGTILVMLVLNPFSNVVRMVGDLFQLNPAMQLAFAHGLFNVVNVLIQMWFISQIAALVTKIIPGEEKVVAYDDKRLDFSMVQTSPALALNQAKLEIVEMGEVVKDEFGAVFSYFKTPDEKVREKALQLEEIVNEIDMKLTEYLTVIAREELPAKSSEEHTTMVDITKYLERIGDHSESILKNIKDGAQIDKRYRKENDEKETRLFDEDLVHMFELVELNIQDAIQSFSENRKHLAEKVLVREKEINALEIHLRAKYIERLNAGIGQPSDGILFVDIVSNLERMSDHTVKIAKHTLGYRYPFSQSKVAEVI encoded by the coding sequence ATGTTGTTTGAATTCTTTGGTGGTTTGGGTATTTTTCTATTCGGTTTAAAGTTTATGGGAGACGGATTACAAAGATCAGCAGGGGATAACTTACGCTCGATTTTAAATAAATTCACATCCAATCCTTTTCGTGCAATTTTAGCGGGAATGGTTGTAACAGTTATCATTCAAAGTAGTTCTGCTACCACTGTTTTAACGGTTGGGCTAGTGAGCGCCGGATTTATGAGCTTGAAGCAAGCCATTGGCGTTGTGATGGGAGCAAATATTGGTACAACCGTTACTGCTTTTATTATTGGAATTAATATTAGTGCGTACTCTTTACCAATTATAGCAATCGGTTCCTTGCTTTTATTTTTCACTAAAAAGGAATTGATAAACAATATGGGAGAAATTATATTTGGATTTGGAGCTTTATTTTTTGGTTTAGAATTAATGGGGAATGGGATGGCTCCGCTAGAAACCTTGCCACAATTCCGTGAATTAATGCTGAGTTTATCTCATAATCCAATTTTAGGTGTTTCATTAGGAACAGTATTGACTTTATTGGTACAAAGTTCTAGTGCCCTAATAGGTATTATCCAAGAATTGTATACGCAAGGGTCGATTACTTTAGAAGCCGCTTTACCGATGCTTTTCGGTAGCAATATAGGAACCACCATTACAGCAATATTAGCTGCAATTGGTACAAGTGTTGCCGCTAGACGTACTTCTGCGTCCCATGTTGTATTTAATCTGGTAGGAACCATCTTGGTTATGCTTGTTTTAAATCCTTTCTCTAATGTAGTACGCATGGTAGGGGATTTATTTCAATTAAATCCTGCGATGCAGCTCGCATTTGCGCATGGGTTATTCAATGTGGTTAATGTACTGATTCAAATGTGGTTCATTAGTCAAATCGCTGCGCTTGTCACTAAGATTATTCCAGGCGAAGAAAAAGTAGTTGCTTATGATGATAAGCGCTTAGACTTTTCAATGGTTCAAACTTCACCAGCATTGGCGTTAAATCAAGCAAAATTGGAAATCGTTGAAATGGGTGAAGTGGTAAAAGACGAATTCGGTGCTGTTTTTTCCTATTTTAAAACACCAGATGAAAAAGTACGTGAAAAAGCATTGCAACTAGAAGAAATCGTGAATGAAATCGATATGAAATTAACGGAGTATCTGACAGTTATTGCAAGAGAAGAACTACCAGCTAAAAGTTCCGAAGAGCATACAACAATGGTGGACATAACAAAATATTTGGAACGTATCGGAGACCATTCGGAAAGTATTTTAAAAAATATTAAAGATGGTGCTCAAATTGATAAACGTTATCGAAAAGAAAATGATGAAAAAGAAACGAGACTATTTGATGAAGATTTGGTGCATATGTTTGAATTAGTTGAACTAAACATTCAAGATGCGATTCAATCATTTAGTGAAAATCGTAAACATTTAGCAGAAAAAGTATTAGTCCGAGAAAAAGAAATTAACGCATTAGAGATTCATTTAAGAGCAAAATATATTGAACGGTTGAATGCGGGGATTGGACAACCTTCTGATGGTATATTATTTGTCGATATTGTTTCGAATCTAGAGCGTATGAGTGATCATACCGTGAAAATTGCGAAACATACATTAGGTTATCGTTATCCATTCTCTCAAAGTAAAGTAGCAGAAGTAATCTAA